From Octopus bimaculoides isolate UCB-OBI-ISO-001 chromosome 19, ASM119413v2, whole genome shotgun sequence:
GCAATGGTTGAGTCTAAGATAGGCTTTCTTTCTAAATTAAAAGAATGAACTTCTTTGAATTTAGCAAACAGTAACTTTGCAACGATCCATTGCATAATTCATCAGGAAAATCTGTGTGCAAAGTCTCTAAAATTTGAGAATGTTAAGCGTGTGGTTGTTTCAACCATCAATTTTATAAAATCCCAAGCACTTAACCATCACCAGTTTAAAGAGTTCTTAGAAGAACTTGAATTAGAGTATGGTGACCTTGTTTACTACTGTGCAGTTTGTTGGCTAAGTAAAGAGAAAATGCTTCAACGATTTTATAGCCTAAGAGAAGCGGTATGTACTTTCTTAGAAAGAAATGGTAAATTTGTTCCCGAGCTGAAAAATGATAACTGGATTTGTGACCTTGCATTCCTCGTGGATATAACAACacatttaaatgatttaaatttaaaattgcaAAAGCAAAATCAGTTAATTCATGAGATGTATTCTCGTGTCAAAGCTTTTCAAGCAAAACTTCAAATTTGGGAGAATCAACTCAGGATTGGTGATGCTTTCCATTTCCCCACACTAGCCATTCATGAGTCAACATCTAGATATGATGATTCTGCTGTGAAACTAAGTGAGCTGAAAAAAAGGACTGAACGCCAGGTTTAATGACTTCGGAACTAAAGctgattttaatctttttttggAAATCCTGTTAACACAGATGTTGAAAAAGTTCGAATTTAGATGTCGGAATTTAGACTTCGGAATTTAGACTTCGGAAcattttagatgtcggagattacaaatatgcaaaaaaaagttttttaactCACCCACCTTCCTTAAAATTTTGCactgtttttgaaatttttttcccctATGTTTTAGATGAtggagattccgaatatacaagaaaccacgttttcaaaatttaaattcaataagcatatagatatgtgtatgaagagagaatatgaatgtcttcctggagttaaaaacaacagtaacaccgtctTCTATAGGACTGCCacgtatattttatgaataaacggacaggaataattagatagacagataaataaataaatggatgaaaaagttcaaaatttaaaactggggaggggtgaaatttgagccccttattaaactttataacattaattattaaacattaatgtctgtttctcataaaatggtgtatattcaatttacattaaattactatttacgattatttatggcaaacacaagtaaaacgcAAATTCTTTTCAATTTGCAGAAGTTCGTCAATTCACTCCGATATGTAAAATGTAGGAAAccgaaaaatttttttttttaaatgcatttttcaagaagtgcgaaactgcattagccccattTTCCTCATCTATGCTGCTCCTTTTTATTTTGGGTTGTTACCCTTCAGGTcaaaataatttaacttttaatctttcttttctttttttagtttcttccTCTGAATCATAGATAGATAACGCATAACGTTAAATgcacataattttcatttttaaatttgttCATTTACATTTCTTAAGCATTTTCCCCAAGTACCATAACTTGAAACAGTTCGACTAAACCAATGATTAAGTACAATATTTCTTGAATTTTGCAACCATTCGTTGAAAGTAAGGTttccaatatttaaaaatattggcGGATATTCACGTTTTGTTTAAAAGACAAACGGGCATTCACTCATATTCAGTCTCAGAGTTGTCACAGAACTGCCATTATCTTCGTCATTTTCCATGAGCGCGCGTCgtcttgtcaactgtaaacacCCCGGTCGAAGTGTGTACGTGtgaaatgtagataacaaacACAATGAGAAAAGACATCAACGTCAAAAACATTGGTGACAATACaacacaaataatatttttatgaatttcataaaatgCATTGGACAGTATTATACTGTTTAATTTACCATTTCAAACATGTTCTTTTATGAATCTCATAAAATGCGTTGTATAGTTCAACAGATCTTGTTTAATTTAGCTTAAAACTAATAGAAATCaatgtcatttatatttctttctttcacattctctttAATCAGTCGAAAGTGTTAAtttgtatttcttccttttcttcatgcTTGTTGCAATATTTTGGCACTTTGGTggttaaaaaaaaccaaaaagaccACATGGACTATTATAACTAATACAGCTTTTTCGACattgatttcattttcttcctGGAAATTTGTggattttacatacacaaatgaagcagGTAAGAACAAAAAGGcttttttctcaagtttaaaatgcgacATTGGAATCTGTTCAGTTTCGCtcacaaatttttttattttttttttttttattaaatagctTGAAActtatactggtgtaatttctcacgctgaacacagtttactttcaacatttttgacaaaatttcgtattttagcagttatttcatgttaaagttgtcatatttgggtaattttaacgaATCAACGActtgtattcagttgaagaaagctactgcagTTTGCAATAGTGATCGAAGAGCAAAAACAATGTCAGGATCTGTTCAGTTTCACTCACAGATCCCACTTCTCggaaaaggttgcccatgcctgcaGTAGACCTTCAGTGTtggtcttttatgaaatattgctTGAGCTACACCATGGGTTATTGTGACCATATTCTGAAATGGTATTCATGCATCATGGATCAACATCATGTTGTAATATCATAAGTAACAAAAATaagtcacatatacacaaatccaCATGTGTGATCAAATCAATTATTGTTACTCAGCTCAGATCAACACACTGTGAGGATTCCAGAaagtttttatgcatgtatatttattgtttactagcAAACGCCCCCACCCCTGTCCATTGGACAGTGTAAGTTCGTGGTAGGACTGGGGTCTAAAATAGTGTAATTCTGCTCCTGTCTGTGATGCTCTGGCAACTGCAGTAGAGGTAGTATTGCAAACCTGCTGGAGTTCTACTTGTTCTGCTTGCAGGCGACTGCATAAGAAGCAGCATTGTGAGCACACTGGAGTTCTGCTTgctgagctgtctgtgatgctctgGTGCTTGAAGTAGAAGCAGCATTGCAAGCACGCCGAAGCACACATTGTTCTCCTGTCTCACTTGCCCACAAGGAATGCAAAACGGATGCATTTCTTGTTTTTCTGCCAATGTGAGTCTTGCTTTTTTGAGGCATCCTATCGAAAATCTGTAATTGaatgaatctttaaaaaaaatcaattaaatttacCTCAATGTTGTTTCCAAGCACTAAATATggtatttcaacaaaaaatcCCACAACACTAAAGCGCACAACTATTTACTATTGTATTGTAAACACCAAATGGCACGTGGATGTGGACAGTTGTGAATGAGCATTCACATCTATAAGCACATGTGGACAGAACGTATTTCAAGAAAATCGATATTCTATTGACCAAACGTGCTAttgtaataaaatgtaaatgatagATGCAAACACCAGTGCACAGACAGGTAGCAAAAGATAGAAGGTATTTCTAAGAAATATCACACTTaaatgtgaaatttaaaaaaaaagaatgtgcaaATTGAAATGATTTCTAGGACTTCTCTGAAAATGAAAGACAGCCAAAACCAGGCTTCTTTTGGGAAAAAAGGATGTTAGCATCAAAATTACCTTATATCAATTTGGAAGTaatgaaaattctttataaataaagtTAAGTCCAGGTAACTGGAAAACTTCAAATGGAATATAGGGTTCAGCAATATGCAGTGTTGACTGTTAAAGTAGCAAACCTTATGGATGAATAAGCTATCAGAACCAACTGAATAGTGCCTTTTTTTAGAACGTAACCAATGAATTTGAtctgtaaaatttgtaaaaatgatAAGCATTTGCCAAAATATACTTATTGGTAAAAAAATAACTCATAATTTGAAACATTGATATTAATATTCCTTCTTCATGAAAAggaattaaagaataaacaatggGCATGTATTTGTCAAATCAAGTGAGTCACGCGAAGTCGAAAAATATcgctcattttttgttttttataagaaACTGTTAGCTAAAGTTTTAGATATTTGTCACCCAAATTTCCACGTTCAGTTACCAATCAATTTGTCGTTTTCTACTGTCAACTAAATTTTATTGTGAGAAAATATTCACACAGTCGATTGATCGCCAATTAGTGCCATTTATTCATTAAAGTtaatatcttatttcatttttaggatctatttcaaaacgggggcactagtattttcttaacgaaacactttgaaacttgggacactggtagaatgtgtcatataaaacatcttttactcttagtcttcttaacaaaaaaacgtacatcgcaagttattccgtgttaaagttgtcgtatttctgtaatttcaaccaatcactgacgtcttttcagctgaatagagttactgctgggcggtcataaaaatgttattccctgtgacatatttcatccggtttaatcgtaatttatacacatatattgtNNNNNNNNNNNNNNNNNNNNNNNNNNNNNNNNNNNNNNNNNNNNNNNNNNNNNNNNNNNNNNNNNNNNNNNNNNNNN
This genomic window contains:
- the LOC106873714 gene encoding general transcription factor II-I repeat domain-containing protein 2-like, with translation MFMRQNNVKGKNIAFTKILKSTKLVMYNSKRSFQEILLSKITLEVNENANSNFATIHCIIHQENLCAKSLKFENVKRVVVSTINFIKSQALNHHQFKEFLEELELEYGDLVYYCAVCWLSKEKMLQRFYSLREAVCTFLERNGKFVPELKNDNWICDLAFLVDITTHLNDLNLKLQKQNQLIHEMYSRVKAFQAKLQIWENQLRIGDAFHFPTLAIHESTSRYDDSAVKLSELKKRTERQV